A part of Mycolicibacterium sp. TUM20985 genomic DNA contains:
- the metK gene encoding methionine adenosyltransferase gives MSKGRLFTSESVTEGHPDKICDAISDSVLDALLAQDPKSRVAVETLVTTGQVHVVGEVTTTAKEAFADIPKTVRARILEIGYDSSEKGFDGETCGVNIGIGAQSPDIAMGVDTAHEARVEGAGDPLDAQGAGDQGLMFGYAIKDTPELMPLPIAIAHRLARRLTEVRKSGVLDYLRPDGKTQVTVQYDGNTPVRLDTVVLSTQHADGIDLEAGLTPDIREKVVNTVLADLDHPSMDTSDYRLLVNPTGKFVLGGPMGDAGLTGRKIIVDTYGGWARHGGGAFSGKDPSKVDRSAAYAMRWVAKNVVAAGLAERVEVQVAYAIGKAAPVGLFVETFGSETVDPARIEKAITSVFDLRPGAIVRDLDLLRPIYAPTAAYGHFGRTDVDLPWERTDKVDELKASV, from the coding sequence GTGAGCAAAGGTCGGCTGTTTACCAGTGAGTCGGTGACAGAGGGGCACCCCGACAAGATCTGCGACGCGATCAGCGACTCGGTGCTCGACGCACTGCTGGCGCAGGATCCGAAGTCCCGCGTCGCGGTGGAGACGTTGGTGACCACCGGACAGGTGCACGTCGTCGGTGAAGTCACGACGACGGCCAAGGAGGCGTTCGCCGACATCCCGAAGACCGTGCGCGCGCGCATCCTCGAGATCGGCTACGACTCGTCGGAGAAGGGCTTCGACGGCGAGACCTGTGGCGTGAACATCGGCATCGGCGCGCAGTCGCCCGACATCGCGATGGGCGTCGACACCGCGCACGAGGCCCGGGTCGAGGGCGCGGGCGATCCGCTGGACGCGCAGGGCGCCGGCGACCAGGGCCTGATGTTCGGGTACGCCATCAAGGACACCCCCGAGCTGATGCCGCTGCCGATCGCGATCGCGCACCGTCTCGCTCGCCGGTTGACCGAGGTTCGCAAGAGCGGCGTGCTGGACTACCTGCGGCCCGACGGCAAGACGCAGGTGACCGTGCAGTACGACGGCAACACCCCGGTCCGCCTGGACACCGTCGTGCTGTCCACGCAGCACGCCGACGGCATCGATCTCGAAGCCGGCTTGACGCCCGACATTCGCGAGAAGGTCGTCAACACCGTCTTGGCGGACCTCGACCACCCGTCCATGGACACCTCCGACTACCGCCTGCTGGTCAACCCGACCGGCAAGTTCGTGCTCGGCGGCCCGATGGGTGACGCCGGTCTGACCGGCCGCAAGATCATCGTCGACACCTACGGCGGCTGGGCCCGCCACGGCGGCGGCGCGTTCTCCGGCAAGGATCCGTCGAAGGTGGACCGTTCCGCCGCGTACGCGATGCGCTGGGTGGCCAAGAACGTCGTCGCGGCGGGGCTGGCCGAGCGCGTCGAGGTCCAGGTCGCCTATGCCATCGGCAAGGCCGCCCCCGTGGGGCTGTTCGTCGAGACGTTCGGTTCCGAGACCGTCGACCCCGCCCGCATCGAGAAGGCCATCACCTCGGTGTTCGACCTGCGTCCCGGGGCCATCGTCCGCGATCTGGACCTGTTGCGGCCGATCTACGCGCCCACCGCCGCCTACGGGCACTTCGGGCGCACCGACGTCGACCTGCCGTGGGAGCGGACCGACAAGGTGGACGAGCTCAAGGCGTCCGTCTAG
- the coaBC gene encoding bifunctional phosphopantothenoylcysteine decarboxylase/phosphopantothenate--cysteine ligase CoaBC, which produces MSERKRIVVGVAGGIAAYKACTVVRRLAEAGHSVRVVPTESALRFVGAATFEALSGQPVRTGVFSDVDEVPHVRIGQEADLVVVAPATADLLARAVAGRADDLLTATLLTARCPVMFAPAMHTEMWLHAATVHNVEILRQRGNIVLEPASGRLTGSDSGAGRLPEPDEISTLAQLLLDRPDALPFDLAGVKVLVTAGGTREPLDPVRFIGNRSSGKQGYAMARVAAQRGADVTLIAGNTAGLDDPAGVHVVHIGSASQLQDAVSKHAPDAHVLVMAAAVADFRPTHVATSKIKKSHAPGAEAAPVIELTRTDDVLAKCVRARADGQLPNMRAVVGFAAETGDANGDVLFHARAKLERKGCDLLVVNAVGEGRAFEVDNNDGWLLAADGNEVALEHGSKTLMSSRIVDAIVAFLGNRAE; this is translated from the coding sequence ATGAGCGAGCGGAAACGGATCGTCGTAGGCGTCGCGGGCGGCATTGCCGCCTACAAGGCGTGCACGGTGGTCCGCCGGCTCGCCGAGGCCGGCCATTCCGTCCGCGTCGTCCCCACCGAGTCGGCGCTTCGCTTCGTCGGCGCCGCCACGTTCGAGGCATTGTCGGGGCAGCCGGTTCGCACCGGGGTGTTCTCCGACGTCGACGAGGTTCCGCACGTCCGCATCGGCCAGGAGGCCGATCTGGTCGTCGTCGCTCCGGCGACGGCCGACCTGCTGGCCCGTGCCGTCGCCGGCCGCGCCGACGACCTGTTGACCGCGACCCTGCTGACCGCACGGTGTCCCGTCATGTTCGCGCCGGCGATGCACACCGAGATGTGGTTGCACGCCGCCACCGTCCACAACGTCGAGATCCTGCGGCAGCGCGGGAACATCGTGCTCGAACCCGCATCGGGCCGGCTCACCGGATCCGACAGCGGTGCCGGCCGACTGCCGGAACCGGACGAGATCTCCACGCTGGCGCAGCTCCTGCTGGACCGACCCGACGCGCTGCCCTTCGATCTCGCGGGCGTCAAGGTGCTGGTGACCGCGGGTGGTACGCGTGAGCCGCTCGACCCCGTGCGCTTCATCGGCAACCGCAGTTCGGGCAAGCAGGGGTATGCCATGGCGCGCGTCGCCGCCCAGCGCGGCGCCGACGTCACGTTGATCGCCGGCAACACCGCGGGACTCGACGACCCCGCCGGCGTGCACGTCGTCCACATCGGTTCGGCCAGCCAACTCCAGGACGCGGTGTCCAAGCACGCGCCCGACGCGCACGTGCTCGTGATGGCCGCCGCAGTGGCTGACTTCCGGCCCACTCACGTCGCGACCAGCAAGATCAAGAAGTCGCACGCGCCGGGTGCCGAGGCCGCGCCCGTCATCGAGCTGACCCGGACCGACGACGTGCTGGCGAAATGCGTGCGGGCGCGCGCCGACGGCCAACTGCCCAACATGCGCGCCGTCGTCGGATTCGCCGCCGAGACGGGTGACGCCAACGGCGACGTACTGTTCCACGCGCGGGCGAAGCTGGAGCGCAAGGGATGCGACCTCCTGGTCGTCAACGCGGTCGGGGAGGGCCGCGCCTTCGAGGTGGACAACAACGACGGCTGGCTGTTGGCGGCCGACGGCAACGAAGTCGCCCTGGAGCACGGTTCGAAGACACTGATGTCGAGCCGTATCGTGGACGCGATCGTGGCGTTCCTCGGGAACCGTGCCGAGTGA
- the rpoZ gene encoding DNA-directed RNA polymerase subunit omega, with protein MTTPVESTDSDAANAYDTPLGITNPPIDELLSRASSKYALVIYAAKRARQINDYYNQLGDGILEYVGPLVEPGLQEKPLSIAMREIHGDLLEHTEGEG; from the coding sequence GTGACAACCCCTGTCGAGAGCACCGACTCCGACGCCGCCAACGCCTACGACACCCCGCTGGGCATCACCAACCCGCCGATCGACGAGTTGCTGTCCCGCGCGTCGAGCAAGTACGCACTGGTGATCTACGCCGCCAAGCGCGCGCGCCAGATCAACGATTACTACAACCAGCTGGGCGACGGCATCCTCGAATACGTCGGTCCCCTCGTCGAGCCGGGCCTCCAGGAGAAGCCGCTGTCGATCGCGATGCGCGAGATCCACGGCGACCTGCTCGAGCACACCGAGGGCGAGGGCTAA
- the gmk gene encoding guanylate kinase has protein sequence MNRIVVLSGPSAVGKSTVVRCLRERVPDLYFSVSATTRTPRPGEVDGVDYTFVTPEHFQQLIDDGALLEWAEIHRGLHRSGTPAEPVKTAARAGFPVLIEVDLAGARSVKAALPEATTVFLAPPSWEALESRLVGRGTESPEVRERRLATARDELAAQNDFDVVVVNGQLEFACSELVSLLTGKTPDPA, from the coding sequence ATGAATCGAATCGTCGTGCTGTCCGGTCCCTCCGCGGTCGGCAAGTCGACCGTGGTGCGTTGCCTGCGTGAACGCGTTCCGGACCTGTACTTCAGCGTCTCGGCGACCACCAGGACGCCCCGACCCGGTGAGGTCGACGGTGTCGACTACACGTTCGTCACCCCGGAGCACTTTCAGCAGCTCATCGATGACGGCGCCCTTCTCGAATGGGCCGAGATCCACCGTGGTCTGCATCGCTCGGGGACCCCTGCCGAGCCCGTCAAGACCGCCGCGCGAGCCGGATTCCCCGTGCTCATCGAGGTGGACTTGGCCGGGGCACGGTCGGTGAAGGCGGCCCTTCCAGAGGCGACCACGGTGTTCCTGGCCCCGCCGAGTTGGGAGGCGCTGGAGTCCCGATTGGTGGGCCGCGGGACCGAGAGTCCCGAGGTGAGGGAGCGCCGACTCGCCACCGCACGCGACGAACTCGCTGCCCAGAATGACTTCGACGTGGTCGTCGTCAACGGGCAATTGGAATTTGCCTGCTCAGAATTGGTATCCTTGCTGACGGGCAAGACGCCGGATCCGGCGTAA
- the mihF gene encoding integration host factor, actinobacterial type — protein MALPQLTDEQRAAALEKAAAARRARAELKDRLKRGGTNLKQVLKDAESDEVLGKMKVSALLEALPKVGKVKAQEIMTELEIAPTRRLRGLGDRQRKALLEKFDFTAD, from the coding sequence GTGGCCCTTCCCCAGTTGACCGACGAGCAGCGCGCGGCAGCGTTGGAGAAGGCTGCTGCCGCACGTCGAGCGCGAGCTGAGTTGAAGGATCGACTCAAGCGTGGCGGCACCAACCTCAAGCAGGTCCTCAAGGACGCTGAAAGCGATGAGGTCTTGGGCAAGATGAAGGTTTCCGCGTTGCTGGAAGCGTTGCCGAAGGTTGGCAAGGTCAAGGCGCAGGAGATCATGACCGAACTCGAGATCGCACCGACCCGCCGCCTGCGCGGCCTCGGCGATCGTCAGCGCAAGGCCCTGCTGGAAAAGTTCGACTTCACGGCAGATTAG
- the pyrF gene encoding orotidine-5'-phosphate decarboxylase translates to MTGFGARLAAAMAARGPLCLGIDPHPELLTSWGLPVDVDGLSAFCDVCVEAFAGFAVVKPQVAFFESYGAAGYSVLETAIAELRDAGVLVLADAKRGDIGSTMAAYAAAWAGDSPLACDAVTASPYLGFGSLRPLLDTAAEHGRGVFVLAATSNPEGASVQLAESDGRTVAQSIVDDVAHENRSAAAGSVGVVVGATLTDVPDLSDVGGPVLLPGVGAQGGRLDALRGLGGAAAGTLLPAVSREVLRAGPDVAAVRAAGERMRDAVAYLAG, encoded by the coding sequence GTGACCGGATTCGGGGCGCGCTTGGCGGCTGCGATGGCCGCCCGTGGGCCACTGTGTCTCGGCATCGATCCGCACCCCGAACTGCTGACGTCGTGGGGGCTGCCGGTCGACGTCGACGGGCTCAGTGCGTTCTGCGACGTGTGCGTCGAGGCGTTTGCCGGCTTCGCCGTCGTCAAACCGCAGGTGGCCTTCTTCGAGAGTTATGGCGCGGCAGGGTACTCCGTGCTGGAGACGGCCATCGCCGAGCTGCGCGATGCCGGAGTCCTGGTGCTCGCCGATGCCAAGCGCGGTGACATCGGTTCCACGATGGCCGCCTATGCGGCGGCGTGGGCGGGTGACTCGCCGCTGGCCTGCGACGCCGTGACGGCGTCGCCCTACCTGGGGTTCGGCTCGCTTCGGCCGCTGCTCGACACGGCAGCAGAGCACGGCCGCGGAGTCTTCGTACTGGCCGCCACGTCCAATCCAGAGGGTGCCAGCGTGCAACTCGCCGAGTCCGACGGTCGCACGGTCGCACAGTCGATCGTCGATGACGTCGCGCACGAGAACCGATCTGCGGCAGCGGGTTCGGTCGGCGTCGTGGTGGGTGCCACCCTCACCGACGTGCCCGACCTGAGTGACGTCGGCGGGCCGGTACTCCTGCCCGGTGTGGGCGCGCAAGGCGGTCGGCTCGACGCCCTCCGCGGTCTCGGCGGGGCGGCGGCGGGGACGCTATTACCGGCGGTATCCCGTGAGGTGTTGCGGGCCGGTCCCGACGTCGCCGCCGTGCGCGCAGCGGGGGAGCGCATGCGCGACGCCGTCGCCTACCTGGCCGGCTAG
- the carB gene encoding carbamoyl-phosphate synthase large subunit has product MPRREDLKHVLVIGSGPIVIGQACEFDYSGTQACRVLRAEGLQVSLVNSNPATIMTDPEYADNTYVEPITAAFVEKVIIQQAERGNKIDALLATLGGQTALNTAVALYENGALDRHGVEMIGADFDAIQRGEDRQKFKDIVAKVGGESAKSRVCFTMAEVRETVEELGLPVVVRPSFTMGGLGSGMAYSVEDVERMAGDGLAASPTANVLIEESIFGWKEFELELMRDHRDNVVVVCSIENFDPMGVHTGDSVTVAPAMTLTDREYQTMRDLGIAILREVGVDTGGCNIQFAVDPADGRLVVIEMNPRVSRSSALASKATGFPIAKIAAKLAIGYTLDEIVNDITKETPACFEPTLDYVVVKAPRFAFEKFPGADPTLTTTMKSVGEAMSLGRNFIEALGKVMRSLENPGRGGFWTGEDPDLSVDELLTKLRTPTDGRLYDMEQALRQGATVEQVAAASGVDPWFVDQINGLVALWTDLRSAPVLDEDLLRTAKHNGLSDRQIAALRPELAGEEGVRTLRRRLGIHPVYKTVDTCAAEFEAKTPYHYSTYEFDPEAETEVAPQTEKPKVLILGSGPNRIGQGIEFDYSCVHAATTLSEVGFETVMVNCNPETVSTDYDTADRLYFEPLTFEDVLEVYYAESASGEGGPGVVGVIVQLGGQTPLGLAQRLADAGVPIVGTSPKAIDLAEDRGEFGEVLRNAGLPAPRFGMATSFEQARHIAADIGYPVLVRPSYVLGGRGMEIVYDDETLRGYITRATQLSPEHPVLVDRFLEDAIEIDVDALCDGAEVYIGGVMEHIEEAGIHSGDSACALPPVTLGRQDIAAVRHATEAIAHGIGVVGLLNVQYALKDDVLYVLEANPRASRTVPFVSKATAVPLAKACARIMLGATIAELREEGILAAVGDGASVSPNAPIAVKEAVLPFNRFRKADGSQVDSLLGPEMKSTGEVMGIDRDFGTAFAKSQTAAYGSLPAEGTVFVSVANRDKRSLVFPVKRLADLGFRVLATEGTAEMLRRNGIPCDTVRKHFEEPSPDRPAMSAVEAIRAGEVDMVINTPYGNSGPRIDGYEIRSAAVAMNIPCVTTVQGASAAVQGIEAGIRGDIGVMSLQELHSRLGAST; this is encoded by the coding sequence ATGCCACGTCGCGAAGATCTCAAGCACGTGCTGGTGATTGGGTCGGGGCCGATCGTCATCGGCCAGGCCTGCGAGTTCGACTACTCGGGCACTCAGGCCTGCCGCGTGCTGCGCGCCGAAGGCCTGCAGGTCAGCCTGGTCAACTCGAATCCGGCGACCATCATGACCGACCCCGAGTACGCCGACAACACCTACGTCGAGCCCATCACGGCCGCGTTCGTCGAGAAGGTCATCATCCAGCAGGCTGAGCGCGGCAACAAGATCGACGCCCTGCTCGCCACGCTTGGCGGCCAGACGGCCCTCAACACGGCCGTGGCGCTCTACGAGAACGGCGCCCTCGACCGTCACGGTGTCGAGATGATCGGCGCGGACTTCGACGCCATCCAGCGCGGTGAGGACCGGCAGAAGTTCAAGGACATCGTCGCCAAGGTCGGCGGCGAGTCGGCGAAGTCACGGGTGTGCTTCACGATGGCGGAGGTGCGCGAGACCGTCGAGGAGCTCGGCCTGCCCGTCGTCGTTCGCCCCTCCTTCACGATGGGCGGCCTCGGCTCCGGCATGGCGTACAGCGTCGAGGACGTCGAGCGGATGGCCGGCGACGGTCTCGCCGCGTCGCCGACGGCCAACGTGCTGATCGAGGAATCCATCTTCGGGTGGAAGGAATTCGAGCTCGAGCTCATGCGCGACCACCGCGACAACGTGGTGGTGGTCTGCTCGATCGAGAACTTCGACCCCATGGGCGTGCACACGGGTGACTCGGTCACCGTCGCACCGGCGATGACGCTGACCGACCGCGAGTACCAGACGATGCGCGACCTCGGCATCGCGATCCTGCGCGAGGTCGGCGTCGACACCGGCGGCTGCAACATCCAATTCGCGGTCGACCCGGCCGACGGCAGGCTCGTCGTCATCGAGATGAATCCCCGCGTCTCGCGCTCCAGCGCCCTGGCGTCGAAGGCCACCGGGTTCCCGATCGCCAAGATCGCCGCCAAGCTCGCGATCGGCTACACGCTCGACGAGATCGTCAACGACATCACCAAGGAGACCCCGGCCTGTTTCGAGCCCACGCTCGACTACGTGGTCGTCAAGGCGCCGCGGTTCGCGTTCGAGAAGTTTCCGGGCGCCGACCCCACGCTGACCACCACGATGAAGTCGGTCGGCGAGGCGATGTCGTTGGGCCGCAACTTCATCGAGGCACTCGGCAAGGTCATGCGATCGCTGGAGAACCCGGGCCGCGGCGGCTTCTGGACCGGTGAGGATCCCGACCTGTCGGTCGACGAACTGTTGACGAAGCTCAGGACGCCGACGGATGGCCGCCTGTACGACATGGAGCAGGCGCTGCGGCAGGGCGCGACCGTCGAACAGGTGGCCGCGGCCTCCGGAGTCGACCCGTGGTTCGTCGACCAGATCAACGGCTTGGTGGCGCTGTGGACCGACCTTCGCAGTGCGCCCGTTCTCGACGAGGACCTGCTGCGCACCGCCAAGCACAACGGGTTGTCCGATCGCCAAATCGCGGCGCTGCGGCCCGAGCTGGCGGGCGAGGAAGGCGTTCGGACGCTGCGGCGTCGGCTGGGGATCCACCCCGTCTACAAGACCGTGGACACCTGCGCTGCGGAGTTCGAGGCCAAGACGCCCTATCACTACAGCACCTACGAGTTCGATCCCGAGGCCGAGACCGAGGTCGCCCCCCAGACCGAGAAGCCCAAGGTGCTGATCCTCGGGTCGGGACCCAACCGCATCGGTCAGGGCATCGAGTTCGACTACAGCTGCGTGCACGCCGCCACCACCCTCAGTGAGGTCGGCTTCGAGACGGTCATGGTGAACTGCAATCCCGAGACGGTGTCGACCGACTACGACACCGCCGATAGGTTGTACTTCGAACCGTTGACGTTCGAGGACGTACTCGAGGTGTACTACGCCGAATCCGCCTCCGGTGAAGGCGGTCCCGGTGTGGTGGGGGTGATCGTCCAACTGGGCGGACAGACCCCGCTCGGCCTGGCTCAGCGTCTCGCCGACGCCGGCGTGCCGATCGTCGGCACCAGCCCGAAGGCGATCGATCTGGCCGAGGATCGCGGGGAGTTCGGCGAGGTGCTGCGCAACGCCGGGTTGCCCGCCCCGCGGTTCGGCATGGCGACGAGCTTCGAGCAGGCCAGGCACATCGCCGCTGACATCGGCTATCCGGTGCTGGTGCGGCCGTCCTACGTCCTCGGCGGGCGCGGTATGGAGATCGTCTACGACGATGAGACCCTGCGCGGCTACATCACTCGCGCCACTCAGCTCTCGCCGGAGCACCCCGTGCTGGTCGACCGCTTCCTCGAGGATGCCATCGAGATCGACGTGGACGCCCTGTGCGATGGCGCGGAGGTGTACATCGGCGGCGTGATGGAGCACATCGAGGAGGCCGGGATCCATTCGGGCGACTCGGCATGCGCCCTACCGCCGGTGACGCTGGGTCGCCAGGACATCGCGGCGGTCCGCCACGCCACCGAGGCCATCGCTCACGGTATCGGCGTGGTCGGCTTGCTCAACGTCCAGTACGCGCTGAAGGACGACGTGCTCTACGTTCTCGAGGCCAATCCGCGGGCCAGCCGTACCGTGCCGTTCGTGTCGAAGGCGACCGCCGTACCCTTGGCGAAGGCATGTGCACGAATCATGTTGGGCGCCACGATCGCTGAACTCCGCGAGGAGGGAATCCTCGCCGCGGTGGGGGACGGCGCCAGCGTCTCGCCCAACGCTCCGATCGCGGTCAAGGAGGCGGTCCTGCCCTTCAACCGGTTCCGCAAGGCGGACGGCTCGCAGGTCGATTCGCTGCTGGGACCCGAGATGAAGTCGACGGGCGAGGTGATGGGCATCGACCGCGACTTCGGTACGGCGTTCGCGAAGAGCCAGACCGCGGCCTACGGCTCACTGCCCGCCGAGGGAACGGTGTTCGTCTCGGTGGCCAACCGCGACAAGCGCTCGCTGGTGTTCCCCGTCAAACGGCTCGCCGATCTGGGGTTCCGCGTGCTCGCCACCGAGGGAACCGCGGAGATGTTGCGGCGCAACGGGATCCCCTGCGACACGGTGCGCAAGCACTTCGAAGAACCGAGCCCCGACCGGCCGGCGATGTCGGCTGTCGAGGCCATCCGGGCCGGTGAGGTCGACATGGTGATCAACACGCCCTACGGAAACTCCGGTCCCCGCATCGACGGGTACGAGATCCGTTCGGCGGCAGTGGCGATGAACATTCCGTGCGTCACCACGGTGCAGGGGGCATCGGCCGCGGTGCAGGGCATCGAGGCGGGTATCCGCGGTGATATCGGCGTCATGTCGCTGCAGGAGCTGCACAGCAGGCTCGGCGCGTCGACGTGA
- the carA gene encoding glutamine-hydrolyzing carbamoyl-phosphate synthase small subunit encodes MSGAKAVLVLDDGRSFTGTTFGAVGQTLGEAVFSTGMSGYQETLTDPSYHGQIVVATAPQIGNTGWNREDGESRDDKIWVAGYAVRDPSPRASNWRATGTLDDELVRQGIVGIAGIDTRALVRHLRTAGSMKAGIFSGDALADTDELLNRVRSQRSMLGADLAGEVSTDAAYVVEPDGPQRFTVAAIDLGIKTNTPRNFARRGIRTHVVPSNTTFEQLTALQPDGVFLSNGPGDPATADHVVEVTRNVLEAGIPLLGICFGNQILGRALGRSTYKMTFGHRGINVPVIDHITGRVAITAQNHGFALEGEAGEEFDTPFGRAIVSHTCANDGVVEGVKLLEGRAFSVQYHPESAAGPHDAEYLFDQFVDLMAGDEA; translated from the coding sequence ATGAGTGGCGCAAAGGCGGTTCTCGTCCTCGACGACGGGCGGTCCTTCACCGGCACCACGTTCGGCGCCGTTGGTCAGACGCTGGGGGAGGCGGTGTTCTCCACCGGGATGTCGGGCTATCAGGAGACCCTGACCGACCCGAGCTACCACGGCCAGATCGTCGTCGCGACGGCCCCGCAGATCGGCAACACCGGCTGGAACCGCGAGGACGGCGAAAGCCGCGACGACAAGATCTGGGTCGCCGGGTACGCCGTGCGCGACCCGTCACCGCGGGCCTCGAACTGGCGCGCCACCGGCACCCTCGACGACGAACTGGTCCGGCAGGGCATCGTCGGGATCGCGGGCATCGACACCCGCGCCCTCGTCCGCCACCTCCGCACCGCCGGGTCGATGAAGGCGGGCATCTTCTCCGGCGACGCATTGGCCGATACCGACGAACTGCTGAATCGGGTGCGCAGCCAGCGCTCGATGTTGGGTGCCGACCTCGCCGGCGAGGTGAGCACCGACGCGGCCTACGTCGTCGAACCCGATGGACCGCAACGCTTCACGGTCGCGGCAATCGATCTGGGCATCAAGACCAACACGCCGCGGAACTTCGCCCGGCGAGGCATCCGGACCCATGTCGTGCCGTCGAACACCACCTTCGAGCAGCTGACCGCGCTGCAGCCGGACGGGGTGTTCCTGAGCAACGGCCCCGGCGACCCGGCGACCGCGGACCACGTCGTCGAGGTGACGCGCAACGTGCTGGAGGCGGGAATCCCGCTACTGGGAATCTGTTTCGGCAATCAGATCCTGGGCCGCGCGCTGGGCCGCTCGACGTACAAGATGACCTTCGGCCACCGGGGCATCAACGTGCCGGTCATCGACCACATCACGGGCCGCGTCGCGATCACCGCGCAGAACCACGGATTCGCGCTCGAGGGCGAGGCGGGCGAGGAGTTCGACACGCCATTCGGCCGAGCCATCGTCAGTCACACCTGCGCCAACGACGGCGTCGTCGAAGGCGTCAAACTGCTTGAAGGAAGGGCGTTCTCGGTGCAATATCACCCCGAGTCGGCGGCGGGACCCCATGACGCCGAGTATCTGTTCGACCAATTCGTCGATCTGATGGCCGGGGATGAAGCCTGA
- a CDS encoding PH-like domain-containing protein: MNTPTLIALLIIAALLALLIAFFIRQMMRGWLHRAQRQAEMIGALPPLPDTVGPAIVPATKGLYVGSTIAPSWQDRIAVGDLGFRSKAVLTRYPEGIMVQRTGAGPIWIPDESITAIRRERGIAGKALTHDGILAIRWKLPSGTEIDTGFRGDDRRELDNWVEEAA; this comes from the coding sequence GTGAACACCCCTACCCTGATCGCCCTGCTGATCATCGCTGCGCTGCTGGCGCTGCTCATCGCGTTCTTCATCCGGCAGATGATGCGGGGCTGGCTGCACCGGGCTCAGCGACAGGCGGAGATGATCGGCGCACTGCCGCCGCTGCCCGACACCGTGGGACCTGCGATCGTCCCCGCCACCAAGGGGTTGTACGTCGGGAGCACGATCGCTCCGAGCTGGCAGGACCGCATCGCCGTGGGGGACCTCGGCTTCCGCAGCAAGGCGGTGTTGACGCGCTATCCGGAGGGAATCATGGTGCAGCGCACGGGTGCCGGACCGATCTGGATTCCGGACGAGTCGATCACCGCGATCCGCCGCGAGCGGGGCATCGCCGGGAAGGCATTGACCCACGACGGCATCCTCGCGATCCGCTGGAAGTTGCCGTCAGGCACCGAGATCGACACCGGGTTCCGCGGCGACGACCGCCGCGAACTCGACAACTGGGTAGAGGAGGCTGCATGA